The Hemiscyllium ocellatum isolate sHemOce1 chromosome 17, sHemOce1.pat.X.cur, whole genome shotgun sequence genome has a segment encoding these proteins:
- the rpl13 gene encoding large ribosomal subunit protein eL13, with amino-acid sequence MAPSRNGMILNPHFHKNWQKRVRTWFNQPARKIRRRKARQAKARRIAPRPVAGPLRPIVRCPTVRYHTKVRAGRGFSLEELKAAGIHRRVARTIGIAVDHRRRNKSAESIQCNVQRLKEYRSKLIIFPRKASVPKKGDSSAEEIKLATQLTGPVMPIKNIYKKEKARVISEDEKNFKAFATLRMARANARLFGIRAKRAKEAAEQDVEKKK; translated from the exons ATGGCCCCAAGTCGAAATGGAATGATTTTGAACCCCCATTTCCATAAGAACTGGCAGAAAAGAGTACGGACATGGTTTAATCAGCCAGCCAGAAAAATCCGCAG GCGTAAGGCACGGCAGGCAAAAGCACGCCGCATTGCTCCACGTCCAGTTGCTGGCCCCCTTCGACCAATTGTTAGGTGTCCCACAGTCCGGTATCACACTAAAGTACGGGCTGGACGAGGCTTCAGCCTGGAGGAACTAAAG GCAGCAGGCATTCACAGGAGAGTTGCACGTACTATTGGCATTGCTGTTGATCACAGACGCCGGAACAAGTCAGCTGAATCTATTCAGTGTAATGTTCAACGTCTGAAGGAATATCGCTCTAAACTGATAATCTTCCCAAGAAAGGCTTCAGTTCCTAAGAAGGGCGATTCTTCT GCAGAAGAAATTAAACTGGCAACCCAGTTAACTGGACCAGTCATGCCAATCAAAAAT ATATACAAAAAAGAGAAGGCCCGGGTGATCTCGGAGGATGAGAAGAATTTCAAAGCTTTTGCAACTCTCCGTATGGCCCGTGCCAATGCCCGTTTGTTTGGAATCCGTGCTAAGAGAGCAAAAGAAGCTGCGGAACAGGATGTTGAGAAGAAaaagtaa